In the Sandaracinaceae bacterium genome, AGCCGCGCGCGTGGTCTCGCCTCGCTACACCAGGGTGAGCGGGCTCTCCACGAAGTCGTTGGTGCCGGGCACGTGCACGTGCAGGCGGTGCTCGGCCACCTTGCCCTGCTGGATGCTCACCACGATGTACGCGCAGGGCCACATGAGCTGGCCGCTCTGCGCGAACGTGGCCGCGTCTTCGGCGCTGAAGTAGGCGCCGGCGTCGCAGTGCGAGTGGTAGATGACCTTGAGCGGCCGGCCGCTGTCTTCACCCGCGGTGAACGCCCGCTGCGCGCGCAGCTCGTTGATCTTGAAGTACATGGCGCTCGTGCGCGGGAACGTCTCGGGGTCTAGCCGGTGGTACTTGTCCGCCTCGTTCTCCTCGCGGCGCGCTTCGTCCAGCAGGTCGGGCTCGCCCGCGGGCCCCATCACGAAGCCGCAGGCCTCGCTCGGGTAGCACTCGAGCGCGTGCGCCTCGATCTCGGCCATGACGGCGGCGGGGATGCGCAGGTTCCCAGCGATCCAGGGCTTGTCACCAGACATACTTCTTCTCCCACTTCAGCGGCGCGAAGTACCGGTCGTGCCGGTCGCACGCGATGGTCACCACACAGCCCGGCTCGCCCTTGGCCACCAGGCGCTTGGCCAGCGTCAGCGCCGCCGCCACGTTGGCGCCGCTCGAGTGCCCCACCATCAGGCCCTCTTGCTCGGCCAGACGGTCCGACATGTCCCAGCCATCGTCGGTGCTCACGGGCAGGATCTCGTCCGGCAGCGTGGGGTCGTAGATGGCGGGCACGATGCTGCTGGCCATGTGCTTGAGGCCCTCGAGCCCGTGCAGCGCCTCTTTGGGCTCGGCCGCCACGCACACGATCTTGCGGTGGTGCTCGCGCAGCCGGCGTGTGGTGCCCATGGCCGTGCCGCTGGTGCCGAGCGCGGCCACGAAGTGCGTGATGCGGTCGCCCACCTGCTCCAGGATCTCGACGCCCGTGCCCAGGTAGTGAGCACCCGGGTTG is a window encoding:
- a CDS encoding Mov34/MPN/PAD-1 family protein, with amino-acid sequence MSGDKPWIAGNLRIPAAVMAEIEAHALECYPSEACGFVMGPAGEPDLLDEARREENEADKYHRLDPETFPRTSAMYFKINELRAQRAFTAGEDSGRPLKVIYHSHCDAGAYFSAEDAATFAQSGQLMWPCAYIVVSIQQGKVAEHRLHVHVPGTNDFVESPLTLV
- a CDS encoding cysteine synthase family protein, with the translated sequence MESIIEAVGQTPMVRLHAIERDVPGVELYLKLEYMNPGGSVKDRPARQMLLDAIESGRFTKDKTLIDATSGNTGVAYSLFGAALGYKIALVMPANVSKPRKDITQAFGTTLIHSDPMEGSDGAIRLVRKLVAENPDKYFYSDQYSNPSNPGAHYLGTGVEILEQVGDRITHFVAALGTSGTAMGTTRRLREHHRKIVCVAAEPKEALHGLEGLKHMASSIVPAIYDPTLPDEILPVSTDDGWDMSDRLAEQEGLMVGHSSGANVAAALTLAKRLVAKGEPGCVVTIACDRHDRYFAPLKWEKKYVW